One window of the Salminus brasiliensis chromosome 1, fSalBra1.hap2, whole genome shotgun sequence genome contains the following:
- the kif3ca gene encoding kinesin-like protein KIF3C, which produces MSLKAKHGEAVKVVVRCRPLNRREEACGTESIVSVDVKLGQVALRNPGRALPDEPLKTFTFDAAYDGSSRQTDLYDETVRPLIDSVLQGFNGTVFAYGQTGTGKTYTMQGQWMDAERRGIIPNSFEHIFTHISRSQNQQYLVRASYLEIYQEEIRDLLAESKDQGRKLELKESPESGVYVRDLSTFVTKNVKEIEHVMNAGNRARSVGFTNMNEHSSRSHAIFTITVECGQPGPDGRSHIRVGKLNLVDLAGSERQAKTGVKGERLKEAAKINLSLSALGNVISALVDGRSSHVPYRDSKLTRLLRDSLGGNAKTIMVATLGPASCCYEETLTTLRYASRAKNIKNVPRVNEDPKDALLREFQQEIARLKAQLDRRGMLSERKRKRRLMQLKKSEDGGELEKDVDDEADGEEEDEDEDEDDEESMEKEAQEYMKEQQENLEREKEAIMDDRSLVAEERQKLLDEKERMMGDLQKEQEATALLTAKFKAMESKLLVGGKNIIDHTNEQQKMLEQKKQEITEQTRREREMQQQMLIQDEETLELRETFSSLQQEVEAKTKKLKKLYAKLQAVKAEIQDVNDEHVRTRQELEQTQNELTRELKFKYLIIENFIPPEEKNKIMNRLVFDSEEDQWKFQPLVPAENKFTQMKRRPTSAVGYKRPISQFARVAIAMGAHSRYRAENIMILELDMTPPTLFQMDFPKASSEVEPSRDVLLDNASYRERTAANRVRKSRSWCQAPRPVSSSSSALSLASSGSNSLPHPHSAATATAHQ; this is translated from the exons ATGTCTCTGAAGGCGAAGCACGGCGAGGCGGTGAAAGTGGTGGTCCGCTGCCGCCCGCTGAACCGCAGGGAGGAGGCGTGCGGCACCGAGAGCATCGTGTCCGTGGACGTGAAGCTGGGCCAGGTGGCGCTGCGGAACCCCGGCCGCGCGCTCCCGGACGAGCCCCTCAAAACCTTTACGTTCGACGCGGCTTATGACGGCTCGTCCCGACAGACTGACCTGTACGACGAGACGGTGCGGCCGCTCATCGACTCGGTGCTGCAGGGCTTCAACGGCACCGTGTTCGCCTACGGACAGACCGGCACCGGCAAGACCTACACCATGCAGGGCCAGTGGATGGACGCCGAGCGCCGCggcatcatccccaactccttcgagcacattttcacacacatcTCGCGCTCCCAGAACCAGCAGTACCTGGTCAGGGCGTCTTACCTGGAGATCTACCAGGAGGAGATCCGGGACCTGCTGGCTGAG TCCAAGGATCAGGGCAGGAAGCTGGAGCTGAAGGAGAGTCCGGAGTCCGGCGTGTACGTGCGGGACCTGTCGACCTTCGTCACCAAGAACGTAAAGGAGATCGAGCATGTGATGAACGCGGGGAACCGGGCTCGCTCGGTGGGCTTTACCAACATGAACGAGCACAGCTCGCGCTCGCACGCCATCTTCACCATCACAGTGGAGTGTGGGCAGCCTGGGCCGGACGGACGCAGCCACATACGCGTGGGCAAGCTCAACCTGGTGGACCTGGCGGGCAGTGAGCGGCAGGCCAAGACCGGGGTCAAAGGGGAGCGCCTGAAGGAGGCGGCCAAGATTAACCTGTCGCTCTCTGCTCTGGGGAACGTCATCTCGGCGCTGGTGGACGGCCGCAGCTCCCACGTTCCGTACCGTGACTCCAAGCTCACCAGACTGCTCCGAGACTCGCTGGGCGGGAATGCTAAAACCATCATGGTGGCCACGCTGGGGCCGGCCTCATGCTGCTACGAGGAAACACTGACCACGCTGCGCTACGCCAGCCGAGCCAAGAACATCAAGAACGTGCCGCGGGTCAACGAGGACCCCAAGGACGCCTTGCTGAGGGAGTTTCAGCAGGAGATTGCTCGGCTCAAAGCACAGCTGGACCGCCGCGGAATGctgagtgaaagaaagag GAAGAGAAGACTCATGCAGCTGAAGAAGAGCGAGGACGGAGGCGAGTTGGAGAAGGATGTGGATGACGAGGCCGACGGGGAAGAGGAGGAcgaggatgaagatgaggatgatgaagagaGTATGGAAAAGGAGGCACAGGAGTACATGAAGGAGCAGCAGGAGAACCTTGAGCGAGAGAAGGAGGCCATCATGGACGACCGCTCGCTGGTAGCGGAGGAGAGGCAGAAGCTCCTGGATGAGAAGGAGAGGATGATGGGAGATCTGCAGAAGGAGCAGGAGGCCACAGCACTCCTCACCGCCAAGTTCAAG GCAATGGAGAGCAAGCTTCTGGTTGGAGGAAAGAACATCATTGATCACACTAATGAACAACAGAAGATGCTGGAGCAGAAAAAACAGGAGATCACTGAACAG acacGCAGGGAGCGGGAGAtgcagcagcagatgttgattCAAGACGAGGAGACGCTGGAGCTGAGAGAAACCTTCTCCTCTCTGCAGCAGGAGGTAGAGGCCAagactaaaaaactaaaaaag ctgtaTGCTAAACTGCAGGCAGTGAAGGCTGAGATTCAGGATGTAAATGATGAACACGTTAGAACCAGACAGGAACTGGAGCAGACACAGAACGAGCTCACGAGAGAACTCAAGTTcaa GTACTTGATCATAGAGAATTTCATTCCCCCTGAAGAGAAGAATAAGATAATGAACCGGCTGGTGTTCGATTCTGAGGAAGATCAATGGAAGTTCCAGCCTCTCGTACCGGCAGAGAA taAGTTCACTCAAATGAAGAGGAGACCCACCTCTGCAGTGGGCTACAAGCGACCAATCAGCCAGTTCGCCAGGGTTGCCATAGCGATGGGAGCCCACTCCAGATACAGA GCTGAGAACATCATGATTTTGGAGCTGGACATGACTCCGCCCACCCTGTTTCAAATGGACTTCCCAAAGGCGAGCTCAGAGGTGGAGCCAAGCCGAGACGTGCTATTGGACAACGCTtcatacagagagagaacagcGGCCAACCGGGTCAGGAAATCGCGGTCATG GTGCCAAGCTCCCCGGCCCGTGTCCTCCTCAAGCTCCGCCCTCTCTCTGGCATCCTCAGGGTCCAACAGCCTGCCACACCCTCACAGCGCTGCCACGGCGACAGCCCACCAATAA